The following are encoded in a window of Lampris incognitus isolate fLamInc1 chromosome 15, fLamInc1.hap2, whole genome shotgun sequence genomic DNA:
- the LOC130125523 gene encoding hatching enzyme 1.2-like isoform X2 — MDDGETLEEIEGDLLIQEGDILMQEDRNAVVNLWSDVSIPYVISGDLEDREANILAAFKMISENTCLRFHRRTTELNYIKFLNGKGCASYVGCRGGAQPVYYSHSCSIGNLCHEIIHALGMHHEHTRTDRDEHITVQWQSIKTGKEKNFMMKEGDTLNLPYDLSSIMHYGKYFFTADLSPTILPKKDGVQIGQRKHLSKLDIEKIKRLYHCDERANL, encoded by the exons ATGGATGATGGTGAAACCTTGGAGG AGATTGAGGGGGACCTTCTGATCCAAGAAGGAGACATTTTGATGCAG GAGGACAGAAATGCTGTGGTGAATCTCTGGTCAGATGTCTCCATACCCTACGTAATTAGTGGTGATTTGG AGGATAGAGAAGCAAACATTCTAGCAGCCTTCAAGATGATCTCAGAAAACACCTGTTTACGCTTTCATAGACGCACCACGGAGCTGAACTACATAAAGTTCCTCAATGGCAAAGG CTGTGCTTCCTACGTTGGTTGTCGGGGAGGGGCCCAGCCAGTGTACTATTCCCATTCCTGTAGTATCGGGAACCTGTGCCATGAGATCATCCATGCTCTTGGCATGCATCATGAGCACACACGCACGGATCGTGATGAACACATTACTGTGCAGTGGCAGAGTATCAAGACAG GTAAAGAGAAGAACTTCATGATGAAGGAGGGGGATACTTTAAACCTGCCATATGACCTCAGTTCTATCATGCATTATGGGAA ATACTTCTTCACTGCAGATTTAAGTCCTACTATTTTGCCCAAGAAGGATGGAGTGCagattggtcagagaaaacacCTCAGCAAACTAGATATAGAAAAAATTAAGAGACTCTACCATTGTG aTGAACGAGCAAACTTGTAA
- the LOC130125523 gene encoding hatching enzyme 1.2-like isoform X1, with amino-acid sequence MSLALMLIIIEIEGDLLIQEGDILMQEDRNAVVNLWSDVSIPYVISGDLEDREANILAAFKMISENTCLRFHRRTTELNYIKFLNGKGCASYVGCRGGAQPVYYSHSCSIGNLCHEIIHALGMHHEHTRTDRDEHITVQWQSIKTGKEKNFMMKEGDTLNLPYDLSSIMHYGKYFFTADLSPTILPKKDGVQIGQRKHLSKLDIEKIKRLYHCDERANL; translated from the exons ATGTCTCTTGCACTCATGTTGATTATCATAGAGATTGAGGGGGACCTTCTGATCCAAGAAGGAGACATTTTGATGCAG GAGGACAGAAATGCTGTGGTGAATCTCTGGTCAGATGTCTCCATACCCTACGTAATTAGTGGTGATTTGG AGGATAGAGAAGCAAACATTCTAGCAGCCTTCAAGATGATCTCAGAAAACACCTGTTTACGCTTTCATAGACGCACCACGGAGCTGAACTACATAAAGTTCCTCAATGGCAAAGG CTGTGCTTCCTACGTTGGTTGTCGGGGAGGGGCCCAGCCAGTGTACTATTCCCATTCCTGTAGTATCGGGAACCTGTGCCATGAGATCATCCATGCTCTTGGCATGCATCATGAGCACACACGCACGGATCGTGATGAACACATTACTGTGCAGTGGCAGAGTATCAAGACAG GTAAAGAGAAGAACTTCATGATGAAGGAGGGGGATACTTTAAACCTGCCATATGACCTCAGTTCTATCATGCATTATGGGAA ATACTTCTTCACTGCAGATTTAAGTCCTACTATTTTGCCCAAGAAGGATGGAGTGCagattggtcagagaaaacacCTCAGCAAACTAGATATAGAAAAAATTAAGAGACTCTACCATTGTG aTGAACGAGCAAACTTGTAA